A genomic region of Dioscorea cayenensis subsp. rotundata cultivar TDr96_F1 chromosome 25, TDr96_F1_v2_PseudoChromosome.rev07_lg8_w22 25.fasta, whole genome shotgun sequence contains the following coding sequences:
- the LOC120252998 gene encoding uncharacterized protein LOC120252998 isoform X4 — MVMAAMCHTCGSTGYEELLSFCSGCGISAEHSYCGHQKSENWKCELCEPRDPKTLSSCRPKFYRCKKRTVKHRDKGTFCTLEKVLLKKPSVDDTGMVAVKPPDRCHVSSEPTCQFRIVDTSTEGNTLKIVDASNVVGFSSEIKEDKNFRKPRRRLVLFEEDEIDEDDSQVLAIPPTDENYSEKVKSLQSPCENNESANVALADNHEFDELDRSGSDEGKQPKKRRRRLILPDDDQLEHEQIDRSVQERNMEMPGSLELKETCKNESRSCHLEEIETYVPAMPIIDHVWRGNFNISNDTFGPLSAHLSNKACMRVWDSVSLFPGVIQAEKHSRLDIWPNSFKVSPPNDHNIALYFFPRSERADQMLKQLLDEFIKEDIALKVTFDNSELLVFTSTVLPEGFQRFRGKFYLWGVFRGRKDLVPSRLITKEIEEGEIIDNLKGEICEEVTLGNQNDDRNLDSCLKLFPLQQESIAITARTKIDVSVNLELQLGCSVVNGAQYFPPKHKSQILL, encoded by the exons ATGGTAATG GCTGCTATGTGTCATACATGTGGTTCAACCGGTTATGAGGAACTTCTCAGTTTCTGCAGTGGGTGCGGGATTTCTGCTGAGCATTC GTATTGTGGGCACCAAAAATCAGAAAATTGGAAATGTGAACTGTGTGAACCCAGGGATCCCAAGACACTCTCTTCCTGTCGGCCTAAATTTTATAGATGCAAGAAGAGAACTGTTAAACATAGAGATAAAGGAACCTTTTGTACTTTAGAGAAGGTTCTACTTAAGAAGCCTTCTGTTGATGATACTGGCATGGTGGCTGTCAAACCACCAGACAGGTGTCATGTTTCATCTGAACCTACCTGTCAGTTCAGAATTGTAGATACATCAACAGAAGGAAACACTCTCAAAATTGTGGATGCATCAAATGTTGTGGGCTTCTCGTCAGAAATCAAGGaggataaaaattttagaaagccAAGGAGAAGATTGGTCCTGTTTGAGGAGGATGaaattgatgaagatgattcacAAGTTTTAGCTATTCCACCAACAGATGAGAATTACAGTGAAAAGGTGAAAAGCTTGCAATCACCTTGTGAAAACAATGAGAGTGCAAATGTTGCATTGGCAGATAACCATGAATTTGATGAACTGGATAGAAGTGGGAGTGATGAAGGCAAACAACCAAAGAAGCGTCGCAGAAGGTTGATATTGCCTGATGATGACCAATTAGAGCATGAACAGATTGATCGATCTGTTCAAGAGAGAAACATG GAGATGCCTGGGTCATTGGAATTAAAAGAAACCTGCAAAAATGAATCGAGGTCTTGCCATTTGGAAGAGATTGAAACTTACGTGCCTGCTATGCCCATTATCGATCATGTTTGGAG GGGAAACTTCAATATCTCTAATGATACTTTTGGTCCATTATCAGCACATCTATCAAACAAAGCATGTATGAGGGTATGGGATAGTGTCTCATTGTTCCCTGGAGTTATCCAGGCAGAGAAGCATTCCAGACTGGATATTTGGCCAAATAGTTTTAAGGTTTCACCTCCGAATGATCACAACATCGCTCTATACTTCTTTCCTCGCAGTGAAAG AGCTGATCAAATGCTCAAGCAACTACTAGACGAGTTTATCAAGGAGGACATTGCGTTAAAGGTCACATTTGACAACTCAGAATTGCTTGTCTTTACGTCTACCGTATTACCAGAAGGTTTCCAAC GATTTCGGGGAAAGTTCTATTTGTGGGGTGTATTTAGAGGAAGAAAAGACTTGGTTCCAAGTAGATTAATCACCAAAGAGATCGAAGAGGGTGAAATCATCGATAACCTAAAAGGTGAAATTTGCGAAGAGGTAACTCTTGGTAATCAAAATGATGACAGAAACCTTGATTCCTGTTTGAAATTGTTTCCATTACAACAAGAGAGCATAGCCATCACTGCAAGAACAAAGATTGATGTTAGTGTAAATCTTG
- the LOC120252998 gene encoding uncharacterized protein LOC120252998 isoform X1: protein MLPCLKDISWEHKPKGVVARQRQSCKRDGAMMLLLCVIHVVQPVMRNFSVSAVGAGFLLSIRKLSFSILLIKMQPIQGYCGHQKSENWKCELCEPRDPKTLSSCRPKFYRCKKRTVKHRDKGTFCTLEKVLLKKPSVDDTGMVAVKPPDRCHVSSEPTCQFRIVDTSTEGNTLKIVDASNVVGFSSEIKEDKNFRKPRRRLVLFEEDEIDEDDSQVLAIPPTDENYSEKVKSLQSPCENNESANVALADNHEFDELDRSGSDEGKQPKKRRRRLILPDDDQLEHEQIDRSVQERNMEMPGSLELKETCKNESRSCHLEEIETYVPAMPIIDHVWRGNFNISNDTFGPLSAHLSNKACMRVWDSVSLFPGVIQAEKHSRLDIWPNSFKVSPPNDHNIALYFFPRSERADQMLKQLLDEFIKEDIALKVTFDNSELLVFTSTVLPEGFQRFRGKFYLWGVFRGRKDLVPSRLITKEIEEGEIIDNLKGEICEEVTLGNQNDDRNLDSCLKLFPLQQESIAITARTKIDVSVNLELQLGCSVVNGAQYFPPKHKSQILL from the exons ATGTTACCGTGCTTGAAGGATATATCTTGGGAACATAAACCCAAAGGTGTAGTGGCAAGGCAAAGGCAATCATGCAAGCGGGATGGTGCAATGATGTT GCTGCTATGTGTCATACATGTGGTTCAACCGGTTATGAGGAACTTCTCAGTTTCTGCAGTGGGTGCGGGATTTCTGCTGAGCATTCGTAAGCTATCATTTTCCATTCTTTTGATCAAAATGCAACCTATACAAGG GTATTGTGGGCACCAAAAATCAGAAAATTGGAAATGTGAACTGTGTGAACCCAGGGATCCCAAGACACTCTCTTCCTGTCGGCCTAAATTTTATAGATGCAAGAAGAGAACTGTTAAACATAGAGATAAAGGAACCTTTTGTACTTTAGAGAAGGTTCTACTTAAGAAGCCTTCTGTTGATGATACTGGCATGGTGGCTGTCAAACCACCAGACAGGTGTCATGTTTCATCTGAACCTACCTGTCAGTTCAGAATTGTAGATACATCAACAGAAGGAAACACTCTCAAAATTGTGGATGCATCAAATGTTGTGGGCTTCTCGTCAGAAATCAAGGaggataaaaattttagaaagccAAGGAGAAGATTGGTCCTGTTTGAGGAGGATGaaattgatgaagatgattcacAAGTTTTAGCTATTCCACCAACAGATGAGAATTACAGTGAAAAGGTGAAAAGCTTGCAATCACCTTGTGAAAACAATGAGAGTGCAAATGTTGCATTGGCAGATAACCATGAATTTGATGAACTGGATAGAAGTGGGAGTGATGAAGGCAAACAACCAAAGAAGCGTCGCAGAAGGTTGATATTGCCTGATGATGACCAATTAGAGCATGAACAGATTGATCGATCTGTTCAAGAGAGAAACATG GAGATGCCTGGGTCATTGGAATTAAAAGAAACCTGCAAAAATGAATCGAGGTCTTGCCATTTGGAAGAGATTGAAACTTACGTGCCTGCTATGCCCATTATCGATCATGTTTGGAG GGGAAACTTCAATATCTCTAATGATACTTTTGGTCCATTATCAGCACATCTATCAAACAAAGCATGTATGAGGGTATGGGATAGTGTCTCATTGTTCCCTGGAGTTATCCAGGCAGAGAAGCATTCCAGACTGGATATTTGGCCAAATAGTTTTAAGGTTTCACCTCCGAATGATCACAACATCGCTCTATACTTCTTTCCTCGCAGTGAAAG AGCTGATCAAATGCTCAAGCAACTACTAGACGAGTTTATCAAGGAGGACATTGCGTTAAAGGTCACATTTGACAACTCAGAATTGCTTGTCTTTACGTCTACCGTATTACCAGAAGGTTTCCAAC GATTTCGGGGAAAGTTCTATTTGTGGGGTGTATTTAGAGGAAGAAAAGACTTGGTTCCAAGTAGATTAATCACCAAAGAGATCGAAGAGGGTGAAATCATCGATAACCTAAAAGGTGAAATTTGCGAAGAGGTAACTCTTGGTAATCAAAATGATGACAGAAACCTTGATTCCTGTTTGAAATTGTTTCCATTACAACAAGAGAGCATAGCCATCACTGCAAGAACAAAGATTGATGTTAGTGTAAATCTTG
- the LOC120252998 gene encoding uncharacterized protein LOC120252998 isoform X2 produces MQAGWCNDVAAMCHTCGSTGYEELLSFCSGCGISAEHSYCGHQKSENWKCELCEPRDPKTLSSCRPKFYRCKKRTVKHRDKGTFCTLEKVLLKKPSVDDTGMVAVKPPDRCHVSSEPTCQFRIVDTSTEGNTLKIVDASNVVGFSSEIKEDKNFRKPRRRLVLFEEDEIDEDDSQVLAIPPTDENYSEKVKSLQSPCENNESANVALADNHEFDELDRSGSDEGKQPKKRRRRLILPDDDQLEHEQIDRSVQERNMEMPGSLELKETCKNESRSCHLEEIETYVPAMPIIDHVWRGNFNISNDTFGPLSAHLSNKACMRVWDSVSLFPGVIQAEKHSRLDIWPNSFKVSPPNDHNIALYFFPRSERADQMLKQLLDEFIKEDIALKVTFDNSELLVFTSTVLPEGFQRFRGKFYLWGVFRGRKDLVPSRLITKEIEEGEIIDNLKGEICEEVTLGNQNDDRNLDSCLKLFPLQQESIAITARTKIDVSVNLELQLGCSVVNGAQYFPPKHKSQILL; encoded by the exons ATGCAAGCGGGATGGTGCAATGATGTT GCTGCTATGTGTCATACATGTGGTTCAACCGGTTATGAGGAACTTCTCAGTTTCTGCAGTGGGTGCGGGATTTCTGCTGAGCATTC GTATTGTGGGCACCAAAAATCAGAAAATTGGAAATGTGAACTGTGTGAACCCAGGGATCCCAAGACACTCTCTTCCTGTCGGCCTAAATTTTATAGATGCAAGAAGAGAACTGTTAAACATAGAGATAAAGGAACCTTTTGTACTTTAGAGAAGGTTCTACTTAAGAAGCCTTCTGTTGATGATACTGGCATGGTGGCTGTCAAACCACCAGACAGGTGTCATGTTTCATCTGAACCTACCTGTCAGTTCAGAATTGTAGATACATCAACAGAAGGAAACACTCTCAAAATTGTGGATGCATCAAATGTTGTGGGCTTCTCGTCAGAAATCAAGGaggataaaaattttagaaagccAAGGAGAAGATTGGTCCTGTTTGAGGAGGATGaaattgatgaagatgattcacAAGTTTTAGCTATTCCACCAACAGATGAGAATTACAGTGAAAAGGTGAAAAGCTTGCAATCACCTTGTGAAAACAATGAGAGTGCAAATGTTGCATTGGCAGATAACCATGAATTTGATGAACTGGATAGAAGTGGGAGTGATGAAGGCAAACAACCAAAGAAGCGTCGCAGAAGGTTGATATTGCCTGATGATGACCAATTAGAGCATGAACAGATTGATCGATCTGTTCAAGAGAGAAACATG GAGATGCCTGGGTCATTGGAATTAAAAGAAACCTGCAAAAATGAATCGAGGTCTTGCCATTTGGAAGAGATTGAAACTTACGTGCCTGCTATGCCCATTATCGATCATGTTTGGAG GGGAAACTTCAATATCTCTAATGATACTTTTGGTCCATTATCAGCACATCTATCAAACAAAGCATGTATGAGGGTATGGGATAGTGTCTCATTGTTCCCTGGAGTTATCCAGGCAGAGAAGCATTCCAGACTGGATATTTGGCCAAATAGTTTTAAGGTTTCACCTCCGAATGATCACAACATCGCTCTATACTTCTTTCCTCGCAGTGAAAG AGCTGATCAAATGCTCAAGCAACTACTAGACGAGTTTATCAAGGAGGACATTGCGTTAAAGGTCACATTTGACAACTCAGAATTGCTTGTCTTTACGTCTACCGTATTACCAGAAGGTTTCCAAC GATTTCGGGGAAAGTTCTATTTGTGGGGTGTATTTAGAGGAAGAAAAGACTTGGTTCCAAGTAGATTAATCACCAAAGAGATCGAAGAGGGTGAAATCATCGATAACCTAAAAGGTGAAATTTGCGAAGAGGTAACTCTTGGTAATCAAAATGATGACAGAAACCTTGATTCCTGTTTGAAATTGTTTCCATTACAACAAGAGAGCATAGCCATCACTGCAAGAACAAAGATTGATGTTAGTGTAAATCTTG
- the LOC120252998 gene encoding uncharacterized protein LOC120252998 isoform X5, producing MCHTCGSTGYEELLSFCSGCGISAEHSYCGHQKSENWKCELCEPRDPKTLSSCRPKFYRCKKRTVKHRDKGTFCTLEKVLLKKPSVDDTGMVAVKPPDRCHVSSEPTCQFRIVDTSTEGNTLKIVDASNVVGFSSEIKEDKNFRKPRRRLVLFEEDEIDEDDSQVLAIPPTDENYSEKVKSLQSPCENNESANVALADNHEFDELDRSGSDEGKQPKKRRRRLILPDDDQLEHEQIDRSVQERNMEMPGSLELKETCKNESRSCHLEEIETYVPAMPIIDHVWRGNFNISNDTFGPLSAHLSNKACMRVWDSVSLFPGVIQAEKHSRLDIWPNSFKVSPPNDHNIALYFFPRSERADQMLKQLLDEFIKEDIALKVTFDNSELLVFTSTVLPEGFQRFRGKFYLWGVFRGRKDLVPSRLITKEIEEGEIIDNLKGEICEEVTLGNQNDDRNLDSCLKLFPLQQESIAITARTKIDVSVNLELQLGCSVVNGAQYFPPKHKSQILL from the exons ATGTGTCATACATGTGGTTCAACCGGTTATGAGGAACTTCTCAGTTTCTGCAGTGGGTGCGGGATTTCTGCTGAGCATTC GTATTGTGGGCACCAAAAATCAGAAAATTGGAAATGTGAACTGTGTGAACCCAGGGATCCCAAGACACTCTCTTCCTGTCGGCCTAAATTTTATAGATGCAAGAAGAGAACTGTTAAACATAGAGATAAAGGAACCTTTTGTACTTTAGAGAAGGTTCTACTTAAGAAGCCTTCTGTTGATGATACTGGCATGGTGGCTGTCAAACCACCAGACAGGTGTCATGTTTCATCTGAACCTACCTGTCAGTTCAGAATTGTAGATACATCAACAGAAGGAAACACTCTCAAAATTGTGGATGCATCAAATGTTGTGGGCTTCTCGTCAGAAATCAAGGaggataaaaattttagaaagccAAGGAGAAGATTGGTCCTGTTTGAGGAGGATGaaattgatgaagatgattcacAAGTTTTAGCTATTCCACCAACAGATGAGAATTACAGTGAAAAGGTGAAAAGCTTGCAATCACCTTGTGAAAACAATGAGAGTGCAAATGTTGCATTGGCAGATAACCATGAATTTGATGAACTGGATAGAAGTGGGAGTGATGAAGGCAAACAACCAAAGAAGCGTCGCAGAAGGTTGATATTGCCTGATGATGACCAATTAGAGCATGAACAGATTGATCGATCTGTTCAAGAGAGAAACATG GAGATGCCTGGGTCATTGGAATTAAAAGAAACCTGCAAAAATGAATCGAGGTCTTGCCATTTGGAAGAGATTGAAACTTACGTGCCTGCTATGCCCATTATCGATCATGTTTGGAG GGGAAACTTCAATATCTCTAATGATACTTTTGGTCCATTATCAGCACATCTATCAAACAAAGCATGTATGAGGGTATGGGATAGTGTCTCATTGTTCCCTGGAGTTATCCAGGCAGAGAAGCATTCCAGACTGGATATTTGGCCAAATAGTTTTAAGGTTTCACCTCCGAATGATCACAACATCGCTCTATACTTCTTTCCTCGCAGTGAAAG AGCTGATCAAATGCTCAAGCAACTACTAGACGAGTTTATCAAGGAGGACATTGCGTTAAAGGTCACATTTGACAACTCAGAATTGCTTGTCTTTACGTCTACCGTATTACCAGAAGGTTTCCAAC GATTTCGGGGAAAGTTCTATTTGTGGGGTGTATTTAGAGGAAGAAAAGACTTGGTTCCAAGTAGATTAATCACCAAAGAGATCGAAGAGGGTGAAATCATCGATAACCTAAAAGGTGAAATTTGCGAAGAGGTAACTCTTGGTAATCAAAATGATGACAGAAACCTTGATTCCTGTTTGAAATTGTTTCCATTACAACAAGAGAGCATAGCCATCACTGCAAGAACAAAGATTGATGTTAGTGTAAATCTTG
- the LOC120252998 gene encoding uncharacterized protein LOC120252998 isoform X3: MRNFSVSAVGAGFLLSIRKLSFSILLIKMQPIQGYCGHQKSENWKCELCEPRDPKTLSSCRPKFYRCKKRTVKHRDKGTFCTLEKVLLKKPSVDDTGMVAVKPPDRCHVSSEPTCQFRIVDTSTEGNTLKIVDASNVVGFSSEIKEDKNFRKPRRRLVLFEEDEIDEDDSQVLAIPPTDENYSEKVKSLQSPCENNESANVALADNHEFDELDRSGSDEGKQPKKRRRRLILPDDDQLEHEQIDRSVQERNMEMPGSLELKETCKNESRSCHLEEIETYVPAMPIIDHVWRGNFNISNDTFGPLSAHLSNKACMRVWDSVSLFPGVIQAEKHSRLDIWPNSFKVSPPNDHNIALYFFPRSERADQMLKQLLDEFIKEDIALKVTFDNSELLVFTSTVLPEGFQRFRGKFYLWGVFRGRKDLVPSRLITKEIEEGEIIDNLKGEICEEVTLGNQNDDRNLDSCLKLFPLQQESIAITARTKIDVSVNLELQLGCSVVNGAQYFPPKHKSQILL; the protein is encoded by the exons ATGAGGAACTTCTCAGTTTCTGCAGTGGGTGCGGGATTTCTGCTGAGCATTCGTAAGCTATCATTTTCCATTCTTTTGATCAAAATGCAACCTATACAAGG GTATTGTGGGCACCAAAAATCAGAAAATTGGAAATGTGAACTGTGTGAACCCAGGGATCCCAAGACACTCTCTTCCTGTCGGCCTAAATTTTATAGATGCAAGAAGAGAACTGTTAAACATAGAGATAAAGGAACCTTTTGTACTTTAGAGAAGGTTCTACTTAAGAAGCCTTCTGTTGATGATACTGGCATGGTGGCTGTCAAACCACCAGACAGGTGTCATGTTTCATCTGAACCTACCTGTCAGTTCAGAATTGTAGATACATCAACAGAAGGAAACACTCTCAAAATTGTGGATGCATCAAATGTTGTGGGCTTCTCGTCAGAAATCAAGGaggataaaaattttagaaagccAAGGAGAAGATTGGTCCTGTTTGAGGAGGATGaaattgatgaagatgattcacAAGTTTTAGCTATTCCACCAACAGATGAGAATTACAGTGAAAAGGTGAAAAGCTTGCAATCACCTTGTGAAAACAATGAGAGTGCAAATGTTGCATTGGCAGATAACCATGAATTTGATGAACTGGATAGAAGTGGGAGTGATGAAGGCAAACAACCAAAGAAGCGTCGCAGAAGGTTGATATTGCCTGATGATGACCAATTAGAGCATGAACAGATTGATCGATCTGTTCAAGAGAGAAACATG GAGATGCCTGGGTCATTGGAATTAAAAGAAACCTGCAAAAATGAATCGAGGTCTTGCCATTTGGAAGAGATTGAAACTTACGTGCCTGCTATGCCCATTATCGATCATGTTTGGAG GGGAAACTTCAATATCTCTAATGATACTTTTGGTCCATTATCAGCACATCTATCAAACAAAGCATGTATGAGGGTATGGGATAGTGTCTCATTGTTCCCTGGAGTTATCCAGGCAGAGAAGCATTCCAGACTGGATATTTGGCCAAATAGTTTTAAGGTTTCACCTCCGAATGATCACAACATCGCTCTATACTTCTTTCCTCGCAGTGAAAG AGCTGATCAAATGCTCAAGCAACTACTAGACGAGTTTATCAAGGAGGACATTGCGTTAAAGGTCACATTTGACAACTCAGAATTGCTTGTCTTTACGTCTACCGTATTACCAGAAGGTTTCCAAC GATTTCGGGGAAAGTTCTATTTGTGGGGTGTATTTAGAGGAAGAAAAGACTTGGTTCCAAGTAGATTAATCACCAAAGAGATCGAAGAGGGTGAAATCATCGATAACCTAAAAGGTGAAATTTGCGAAGAGGTAACTCTTGGTAATCAAAATGATGACAGAAACCTTGATTCCTGTTTGAAATTGTTTCCATTACAACAAGAGAGCATAGCCATCACTGCAAGAACAAAGATTGATGTTAGTGTAAATCTTG